Part of the Halopenitus persicus genome is shown below.
GGGAGCTCGCCGGCAACCGGACCTTCCAGCTGCTCTTCGCCGGGATCGGGCTCTCGTTCGCGTGGTACCAGCTGCTGGCCGCCTACGCGATCGACCTGTTCGCCGCCCGCGGACTGGCCGGGGCGACGGCCTCGGCGGCCTTCGGCCTGATCGGCGGCGTCAGCATCGCCTCCCGGATCGGCGGCGGGTACGTCGCCGACCGGATCGGGTCCCGGCTGGCCTTCCTGTCGTCGCTGAGCTGCGTGATCGGCGGGCTCGCGTCGCTGTTGGTCCCCTCGATCCCCTCCCTCGCCGTCGGCATCGCCCTGATCGGCCTGGGACTCGGCGGCTGCGCGACGCTGTACGTCCCGCTGTTGATGGCGGTATACTCCCCGGAGAAGGACACCGCGATCATCGGCGTGTTCAACGTGCCGCCCGGCATCGGCGCGCTCGCGATGCCGCCGGTCGGAACCGCCTTGATAACGTATACCGAGGGATACGCGGCCGCGATCGCGTTGACGCTCTCGCTCGCGGTCCTCGCGCTCTGGGTGATCGCGGCCGGAACCGCCGACGAGTGAACGCGGTCGCGGTCACTCCGCGCCGGCGTCGACGCGATCGGCGTACGCCTCCAGTTCGGCGGCCAGTTCGCGGGCCTGGTCCGCCGAGATCTCCACCCGGTCGGCGTGGGCGGGCAGCTCGGTCAGGTCGACGTTGTCCAACTCCAGTTCGATCGTGACGTGGTCGGGGTTCCTGGACGGGACCGTCACGTCGAGCACCGCGTACGCCGACTCCTCGAAGCCGTGACCGATCGCGGTCGCCTCAAGCAGGTCGAAGGTCGTGTATGCGTTCACACGGGTGAGTCGGTCGGTCATCGGTCGGCGTCCGAAAGCGGCGTTCCGTCGGCGCGAGCCGGCGCGGGACTGGCGTCCATCCCGTCCTCGTCGGCGTAGGGATACCACGTCGTCTTCGTGTTGTGCATATACGGGTCCTCGTAGCTCGTCTCCGACGGCTCGATGAGCGTCTCGAGATCGCCCTCGGCCTCCGTCCGCTCGATGAACGCGCGGAACCCCTCGCCGTCCTCGCGCCGCTCGCGGAACCGGTCGATCAGGGTCGCGATCGCGCCGGGTACCTCGTCGGCCGGGACGCGCTGGCCGACCCACTCTGCGAATCGGGGGTCCGCACCCAGGCCGCCGCCGAGGCCGATGTCGAGCGCCTCGACCGGCTCGCCGTCCTTCCGGGTCTTCATCCCTCGGAGGCTGACGTCGGCGATCTGTGGCTGCGCGCAGGAGGCGGTACATCCCGACAGGTGAACGTGGAACTCCTCGACGTCCGCGGGGAGATCCACGTTCTCGGCGAGCCAGCGAGCGTACCGGACCTGTCGGTTCTTGGTCTCGACGATCGACAGCGAGCAGAACTCGGTGCCCGTACACGCGATCGATCCCCGCATGAACGGGTTCGGATCGGGCGAGTAGTCCTCGAGCAGCGGTTCAGCCAGCAGCGCGTCGAGTGCCGACTCGGGGACGTCAGTCACGAGCACGTTCTGTCGCTGCGTGAGCCGGACCTCCCCGGAGCCGTACTCGGCGGCCAGGTCGGCGAGTTCGTGGACGTCGCCGACGCCCATTCGGCCGACGAGCACGTTCAAGCCGACGTAATAGGCGCCGTCGGCCTGCTCGTGGACGCCGATGTGGTCGTTGTGTCCCCCGGCGGGGCGGTCGTCCGTCCCGACCCGGCCGGCGTTGTAGGTGTACTCCTCGCGGAGGTCATCCCCGGCCGGTTCGAGCTCCCGGTCGACGAACTCCTCCTGCAGGACGCGTCGAACCTCGTCCGCGCCCCACTCGTCGACGAGGAACTTGCTGCGCGCGGCGTAGCGGTCCTCACGGTCGCCGTACTCGCGGAAGAGCGCCGAGAGGCCGCCGGCCACCGCCTCGACCGCATCGGGCTCGACGAAGACGTCGATGTCGCGCGCGAGTCGCGGCTCGTTGCGGGCGAGTCCGCCGCCGACGCGGACGTTGAATCCCCGTCGGCCGTCCTTCTCGGCGGGCTCGAACGCCAGGTCGTTGATGTCACCCTGTCCGCAGCCCTCACGACAGCCGGTGACGCTCACCTTCCATTTCCGCGGGAGGTTGGCGTACTCGTCGGTCCCTTTAAACGCCTCGTGGAGGTCCATCGCGACCGGGAGCGCGTCCACGAACTCGTGGCGGTCCTTCCCGGCGACGGGACAGCCCACGATGTTCCGCCAGGAGTCGCCACACGCCTGCTGGGTCGACAGACCGTTGGCCTCCAGCCGCTCGAAGATCTCCGGAACGTCCTCGAGGCGGATCCAGTGGAGCTGGATCGACTGCCGGGTCGTCCAGTCGCAGTAGGCGGCACCGAACTCGGGGTTCTCCACAGGCCCGCGCGCGTACTCGTCCGCGATCTCCGCGATGACGTGTAGCTGTCCCGGCTCGAGCACGCCGTTCGGCGTGCCGATCCGCATCATGAAGTAGCTCTCCTGGCCGGCCCGCTGGTGGTAGAGTCCCCACCACTTGAACCGCTCGAACCAGGCGTCGCGTTCGTCCTCCGGGATCGACTCCCAGCCCTGCTCGGCGAACTCCAGGAGGTGTTCGCGTATCTCGTTCCCGTACGTCTCCGATTTCCACCGTTCGACGTCCGTTGGCATCTCGATCCGGTCTGGGGACGGAATCCCCCTAAAGCGTCCCTCGACGTCAAACCTCCCCGGAGCCACCGGGTACCGGTGAGCCTTTCCGATCGCTGGATCGGGTGCTCCGGCGATCGGTCACGCCGACGCCGACGACCCGACGGGACGTCGAATGGCGTCCCGATCGATCGGCTCGTAGCGTCCATCGATTACGCGTCCGACGGGGATCGGAGCGGTCGTCGTCGACCGCCCACAGGTGATACATCGGCCGTACGTCTCCGCCGCGACGGTCCGCCCGTCAACCGCGACGTCGGTGACTCCCTCGACGACGAACTCGGCGATCGGACACTCACACACGCCGGTCACGTGCCAGAGTTCGCTCGCGCCGGTTCGTCGTTCGTCCGCGGCCGAGACCCACGCGCCGTCGTCGAGCGTCCGCAGGGAAAGCGCCATACCGCCAGTTCGGTCCGCCGGTCGGAAACGGCCTCCGCCCCGGGTAACCCTCGTCCCGATCTCCGACGGTGTCGCCACGGGAGGCACCGTCCCACATCGGCCGATCGGTCGCCGCAGAGCCCGGATCCACCCCGGCGAGGGGCGCCGTGATCGCCGCAAGGACGTCCGGAATCCCCGAGTCCCGGTAGCGATTGGGCGGGCGGGGTCGCTTATGTCGTCGGGGCGCCTCCGATCGAACGATGACACGGACGACGCCGATCGAACACGCCTCCGCCGACGTCGCGCCGGAGCTATTCGATCCGGAGCCGCGGGAGGACCGATCGGAATGAGCGATCAGGACCACGACGACGACCATCTCGAGTCCGTCCCCGTCGGCGCCGGGTGTACGGAGATCTGGGAGACGCTGAGCGAGCGCCGGGCCGAGGAGGAGTCGGACGCCGAGAAGGAGCTGAACGTCGAGGAGGGATCCGATCCATCCGACCCGGCCGACCCGGCCGACTAGCCCCCGGTCGGCCAGGATCGGACGCGATCGGCGACCGGATCGGCGATCGGATTGATGTCCCTGGCGCGCGATGGCGCCGTACGGACCGATGTACGACTCCATCCTCATTCCCACGGACGGAAGCGACGGGTCCCACTCGGCGGTCGAGACCGGGATACGGCTGGCGGACCGGTTCGACGCGGACGTCCACGCACTGTTCGTGCTCGACGAGCGGTACGTCCTCGACGAGTTCGACATCCCGGTCGAGGCGGCCGAGCGGGACGCCGAGGACGCGCTGGATCGCGCCGGTGAGATCGCCGCGACCGCGGACGTCGCGATCGAGAAACACCTTCGACGCGGGGTCCCACACGAGGAGATACTGGCGGCCATCGACGACTACGACGTCGATCTCGTCGTGATGGGAACCCACGGGCGGACCGGCCTCGACCGGATCGTCCATCTGGGAAGCGTCACCGAGCGCGTGATCCGCGCCGCGCCGGTGCAGGTGACGACGGTGCCGACCGGCGGTCGAGAAGCGTGAGCGACCGGCGACCGGGGTGTCTGATCGACCGGCGACCGAGAAAGAAGCGTGATCGACCGGCGACCGAGGGAATCGGTCCCGGTCGTGTGGGGACAACATATAAATTCTATCGTGGAAAGCCCGGAGTATGGACGAAAACCGGTTCGTCATCGCCCTCTTCGGTCTGGTCGTCGCCGTCATCGTCGGCTACATCGCCCACCGGTTCGCCGCCGCCCTCACGGTCGCGGTCTTCATCTACTACTCGACGCGGCGGTTCTACCGGAGTCTGGGTCGACTCCGGCTCCCGAAGCGCGTTCGGGCGGTGCTGGCGCTGTCGATCGTCGGCGTGCCCCTTCTGTTGCTCATCAGTTACGCCGCGGTGCTCCTCATCATCGAGGTCCGACAGTTCGTCCGGCAGTACGCCGTGATGGAGGCTGCGGCCGGGAACGTCGGCTGGATCGACGTGGAGGACGCCCCGCCCGAGTTGACCTTCGACGCGATCGTCGATCTGTACCGATCCGGCGGATTTGACCCGCTGATCGAGTTCGGGATCGACCACGCCGGCCTCCTGACGTCGACGCTCTCGAGTTTCCTGTTGAACCTGCTCATCGTCGTGGTCGTCACCTACTACCTGCTCATCGACGGCGGGAAGGCCCACCAGTGGCTGGTCGCCTTCGACGACGAGGCGATCGTCCGCGAGTACTTCGAGGCCGCCGACGACGAGCTGGAGTCCGTCCTCTTCGGGAACCTGCTCAACGTCATCGCCATCTCGCTCATCGCCGTCACGGCATATATGGGCTACAACGTGTTCGTCCCGCCCTCGGTACAGGTCCCCTACCCCGCGCTCGCGGGCGCACTCACCGGCGTGGCGAGTCTGATCCCGGTCGTCGGGATGAAGATCGTCTACCTCCCGATCGCCGCCGTGATGGCCGTTCCATCGGTGCTTTCCGGCGATATGGGACCGATCGCGTACGTCGTCGGTTTCCTCCTCGTTGCGGTCGTGATCGTCGACACGATCCCGGACCTCATCCTGCGTCCCTACTTCAGCGGGAAGACGACCCACGTCGGGTTGTTGATGCTCGCGTACATCTTCGGACCGGTGGTCTTCGGGTTCCACGGCCTCTTCCTCGGGCCGATCATCCTCGTGCTCGCGCTCACCTTCGCGTACACCGCGCTGCCGCGGCTGCTCGGTGCCGACCCCGACCACGAGCCGGAACTCAAGGGGCCGACCCTCGCGCCGGACCAACTCCGTCTCGACGACTTCTGACCGCCGTCGGTCCCGGTTCGGTCCGGTCCGATCCATCGGGACCGTTCCAACGCCGGGACGGTCACCGAATCCGGCCGACCAGAACGACGACGAGCGCGACCCCGAACAGTCCCGCGAGGATCGACAGCGACACGCCCCAGCCGAACAGGTCGGCCGCCAGCCCGACCCCGACCGATCCCGCCGACCCCACCACGGTGTAGGCGGTTCGAACGAGGCCGAAGCCGGCGCCGCGCTCGGCGTCGCCGAGGACGTCCATAAACCGCGAGTCGACTGCGGAGAAGAAGCTCGACCCGAAGCCCGCGAGGAGGACGCCGCCGGCGACGCCCGCAGCCCCGGGGCCGACGACGAAGGAGATCGTCCCGAGACAGCCCGTCCCCATCGCGAGAGCGATCGCGGCGTCGCGGCCGACGCGGTCGGAGAGCCGGCCGATCGCGACCTGTGCGCTCGTCCGCATCAGGAAGAACGCCGAGAAGATCCCTCCCGCGGTCGCGGTCGTGTACCCCCTGAACTCGACGAGGAAGGTCGGCAGAAACGACATCAGTCCCTGAACGACGTAGGTGCCGGCCATCGCCACCAGCAGCGGGACGACGATCCCCGGTCGGGTGAGGATCTCCGCGAGCGGGGCGAGCCGGAGACGCTCCCGCATCCGTTGGTCGGGGCGCCGCGGCTCGGTCGGCCGTACCCGCCAATAAAACGCGATCAGCACCGGGACGCCGACCGCGGCTGAGACGGCGATCGCGGGGCGCCAGCCGTATCGAACGCCGATCCATGCCGCGACGACCGGCGCGACCAGTCCCGCCAGGGGGCCGCCGGCGGAGTGGATCCCGACCGCGGTGCCCACGTCCTCGAAGGTCCGCGAGAGCAGCGTCGTCGCGACCGCGTAGTGAAGTCCGGCGAACAGGCCGAGCAGGAGCGCCGAGAGCACGAACACCGGAAACGCCGGTGCGAGCGCCAGCAGGAGGCTCAACGCCGTCGTCCCGCCGACCGCGACGAGGATCACGCGACGTTCGCCGAACCGGTCGGCGAGGATGCCGCTCGGGAACTGTGAGACCCCGTAGGCCAGCCACATCCCGGACAGCGCCACCCCGATCGCGGTGTTGGAGATCTCGAACTCGGCGACGACGAGCGGGACGACCGGGCTGATCGCCAACCGCGCGAAGTAGGTCACGAAGAAGGCGACCATACAGAGCCCCAACACCGTGTGTCGGTATCGCCAGTTCACGGCGCCCCACCGTCCGGCCGTCGGATCGCGGGCTGCAGTGCCGGTCGCAGCGCCAGCCGTGGCGCTCGGTCACGTCCCGTTCGTGGTCGTCGCACGCCGTCGGACACTGTCGAGCAGTTTGACGACCGACGACATTGAGGCTTCGATCCCACGCGGACGACCGGGAGCTTCGATCCCACGCTGATGACCGGGGGATGCGTCGGCACCCGGGAACGACGTCGACCGGCGAAACGCGGTCGCGACGAGGGCGATCGATTCGACGGGGTCCTCGAGTTGTCCCATCGCGGCTTTCAGCGCGCCGGTCGCGTTCGTGTCGACCGACATCGTCATCCGTGACGCCGCGATCGGTTCGTCCGTCAGCGCTCGTCCGTCAGCGCTCGTCCGTCAGCGGCCGCGCCGTCCACGTCGTCAGGGACGTCGGAGGCAGCGCTGTCGCCCGCCTCGTGATCCGCGAGCGGGGATCCGCCGTCCGGAGCCGGGGTCGGGTCGTCGAGACGGCGTATCTCGCGGGAGAGCCGGTCGAGATCGAACTCGTCGTCGCCCACCCGGGCGAGACACACCGTCAGGACGGTCGACGTGAGGAACGCACCCGCGAACGGGAGCAGATAGGTCGCGTCGGGCGCCGGGAGTACGCCGCCCAGGGCTGCATCGAACGTCCGGTGGAGGCCGAAGGGGAACGGAAAGGTCGCCGCGCCGACCAGGAGGCCGCCGAGGGCGCTCGCGAGCGCCGCGGTCCCCGAGAGCCGGCGGGAGAAGAGGCCGTACACGATCGGGGCGGCGACCGCGGCACCGAGCAAGTCGGCCAGGAAGAACAGCCGGAGCACGCTGCGTGCCCGGAGGCTCACGAGGATCGCCGCGATCGCGACGACGGCCGTGAGCGCGCGTGCGCCGAGCCGCAGGGTTCGGTCGTCGGGGTTCTTCAGCAGCCGCGGGAGGTCCGCCGTCACGAGGCTCGCCAGGGCGGCGAACAGGCTGTCGGCCGTGCTCATCACGAGGGCCAGCGCCAACAAAAGCACGCCGAGGACGACCGCCTCGCCGGCCGTACTCTCGAGGAGGACGAAGAAGGCGATCCCGGCGTTGTATCCCGATCCGCCGGTTTCGACCGCAGCAGCCCCGACGGCGACGACGCCGAGCAGCGTCGCGACGACCATCACCACACCGTTGGCGACCGTGGCGACCCGAAAGCCGCGCTCGACCGTCGCGGAGCCGTCGGCGGCGTAGATGCGCTGCCACCAGGTCTGGTTGACCAGCTCCGCGCCCAGGACGGCGAAGACGAGCGCGATTCCGAACCTGACGCCGGGGACGTACGTTGGGTCGAGAAGGGTCGGATTCGCGTCCACGATCCCCCGGTGGACGACCGTCGGCCCGCCGCTCGCGAGAACGACGGCGAGCGCGACAGCGGCCAGCAGCGGGAGGACGATCAGCGTCTGGATCGTGTCGGTGGCGATGCTCGCCCGGAGGCCGCCGTAGCCGGTGTACAGGAGGACGAACCCGCCGACGAGGGTCGCCGTCTGCCACCGCGGAACCGCCGCGACGTGGTGGAACGCCTGCGCGATTCCGGTCAGCTCGGCGGCGAGGAAGACGAACATGTAGAGGACGCTGACGACGAGCACCAGCGCGTACATCCCGCCGCCGTAGCGAACGAGGACGTATTCGGTGAGCGCGTGCCCCTCGGGGATCACGTCACGGATCCGGGGACCGATCCGCGAGTAGACGAGCATCGGGAGCGCCTCGCCGACCGCGTAGCCAGCGACCGCGGCGACCCCGAAGAGCGCCCCCGCCTCGGGGGCCGAAAGGAGGATCCACACGCCCATCACCGAGGCGACGAGCGTCGCAGCCGTCCGACCGCTGCCGGCCGAGTCGCGGGCCGCGATGAGGTCCTCCACGGAGCCGACCCGCCCACGGGAGAGCCGGATCCCCGCCGCGGTGAAGACGACCAGCGTCACGACCGCGAGACCCAGCGCCGTCGCGGACGTCACCATTGCGTCTCACCACCCGGCACCGGCTCCGCTCCACGGAGCGCGACCACGGCGGACCGATCACGGGCGGTCCTCACGCCGACCACCCCTCCTGCCGCCAGGCGGCGTCCCAGAAGCGGTACTCGTAGCGCGCCGACGTCTCGAAGCGGTCACGGTATCGCTCGCGGTCGCGGTGGCTCGCGTCGGCGGCCACGTCGTCGAGCAGGGCCTTACACCAGTCGGTCAACTCGGTGAACTCGGCGCCGGCGTACGTCTCGATCCAGTCCGCGTATCGGTCGTCGTCGGGCAGTCCCCGCCGGGCGAGGCGTTTCCCCGTCTCGTTGAAGCCCCACATACAGGGCAACAGCGCGGCGATCAGGTCGCCGAAGGCGTCGGTCGACGCGACTCGGACGAGGAAGTCGGTGTACCCCTGCGTGGTCGGCGAGGGGTCGGTCGCCTCGAGCGCCGATTCGTCGATGCCGAACTCGGCGGCGTACGCGCGGTGAAGGTCCATCTCGTCGCTGATCGTCGACTCGAGGAGTTCGGCGAGGGTCGCCATCCGATCGAGGTCCGGCGCCCTCGCGGCCCCGTAGGCGAACACCCGCGCGTACTCGATCAAATAGACGTAATCCTGCCTGACCCAGTACCGGAACGGCGCCTCCTCGAGCGTTCCGTCCCCGAGCGCCTCGACCATCGGATGAGACAGGATGTCGTCCCAGATCGGTTCCGCCACCGATTCGAGATCGGTCGTGAAACTCATATCCGAACGTGACGGGATCGAGCGTGATATAACTAACTAATATTACTAAGTAATAACCGGCGGTGGACGCTCGTCCCGGTCGGGGCCTGAGTGCTCGGAAGCACCGGACGTTTGCACAGATTGAAGCGTGCGCCGCCCGCTATCGAAACGTATGTATCTCGCGGCGGAATCCTGGCCGGACCTCGACGCGTACTTCGAAAACGAGTCCCTGGCGCTCGTTCCGCTCGGATCGACGGAACAACACGGTCCCCACCTCCCGCTGGCGACCGATCACCTGATCGCGGAGGGGTTCGCGCGGGCGGCCGCCGACCGGACCGGCTTCCTCCGGACGCCGACGATCAACGTCGGCGTGAGCCCGCATCATCGGCAGTTCAACGGCACGATGTGGGTCGACGCGCCCGTCTTCCGGGACTACGTCGAGTCGTTCACCCGGAACCTGGCGTACCACGGCATCGACCGCGTGATCTACGTGAACGCCCACGGCGGCAACGTCGAGCACCTCCGGGAGGTCGGCCGCCGTCTCCGGGACGAGGAGGTCCTGTACGCGGTCGAGTGGATGTGGAACGACTCCATTCCGGAGCTCGTCGACGACCTCTTCGAGCGGAACGGACCCCACGGCGGGCCTAAGGAGACGGCGCTGATCCAGCACCTGCGCCCGGAGCTCGTCCACGACGACCGGCTCGCGGACGCGCGGGACGGCGGACTCACGGAGTTCGAGCCGGCCGAGATGAACCGACACGGGGCGCGAACGTTCTACGACGCCATCGACAACGCGCCCAACGGCGTCCTCGGCGACCAGACGGACGCGACCGCCGAGAAGGGTGAACGGCTCTTCGAGGCGGCAACCGACCAGCTCGTCCAGCTCTGTGAGTGGCTCGACGACCAGCCGTTCGAGGACCTCCTACCGAAGGACCACGTGTAGCCGCCCGGCGTCACCCTCGTACCAGCGCTCGTGCCGCCATCACGTCGGCATCCGAAGGGCTATGGGTCTGGCTCGTTGACCCCCGCGTATGTCCACGCCGGAGTCGACGGATCGCACGTCCCCGATCGGAACGGACGCGCTCCGGTATGAATCGCTGCGGGCCGCCTTCGACCGCGAGGATCTGGGACGGCATCTCGCGCTGTTTTACGGCACGACGGCGGAACAACTCCGGGCGGCCACGGCGTTCATCGAGGCCGCACTCGCGAACGACCGCCGGTGCCTCTATCTCGCGGACGCCAACGACGCGGCGACCATCGAGACCGCGCTCGAGACGGTCGGCATCGACGTCGACCGGCGGATCGACGCGGGCGATCTCGAGATCGCGACGGCGAGCGACGTCTACTCGCCGGACGCCTTCGACGCGGACCGGATCGTCGAGCTGCTCGCCGACCGGGCCCACGAGGCCGCCGCGAGCGACCGTCACGAGGGGCTGAGCGTCGCCGGCGAGAACACCTGGAGCTTCCGGACGGGGTCGGACTTCGAGGACGTCCTCGATCTCGAGGTCAGCTTCGACGAGTGCTGTCCGGATTTCCCGGTGACTGCCCTGTGCCAGTACGACCTCCGCCGGTTCACGAACCGGTCCATCGCGGCCGCCGTCTGGACCCACAAGCGGATCGTCTACGCGGACACGATCTGTGAGAACCCCTTTTACGTACCGCCGTCGGAGCGCCGCAATCACTCGCTCCGCTCACCCGAGGAGTCGGACGATCCCCGAATGGACGTTCGGCTGATGCTCGAACAGACCCACGAGCTCGCCCGGACGCGCCAACAGGTCTCGCGGCGCGAACAGCGCTTGTCGGTCGTCGACCGAGCGCTTCGACACAACATCCGCAACGAGCTGAACGTCGTCCTCGGCTACCTCGAGCTGTTGCGCGAGGACGCCGCACCCGATTCGACGATCCGGGAGTACGCCGACACCTGCATCGAGTACACCGAGCGTGTCGTCGACCGGTCCGAGAAGGCCCGACACATCCAGGGAACGCTCGAGGACGAAACGATCGAATCCGTCGACCTCCTGGCCGAGATCAGGACCGCGATCGCACGGGTCCGCGACCGATATCCGGACGCGGCGTTCTCCCTCGAGATCGACGGGAACGCCGTGGCGATCGATCCGGCCGCCGACACCGACGACGACGCCCTCGTCCTCGACGAGGCCGACGAAACCGACCCCGCCGACGACCCCGCCGACGCCCTCGGTCGGGTGGTCGCACACGAACGGATCGACATCGCCCTCATCGAGCTGCTCGTCAACGCCGTGACCCACCAGGACGACTCGGAGGGCCCTCCGGAGGTCTCGATCGACGCCTCCACGACCGGCGACGGGTTCATCGAGCTCGCGGTCTCGAACCCCGGACCGCCGATCCCGGAGGACGACCGGCGCGCGCTGTCGGAGGGGACGGAGACGCCGCTTGAACACGGCGGCGGCCTCGGCCTCTGGCTCGTCAAGTGGGTTGTCGACGGCTCCTACGGCCGGGTATCGTTCCCCGACGGCGGACGCGACGGGTCGACCGTCGCGATCAGGCTGCCGCGCGTCGATCGGTAGGCCCGTCGGCCGGTCCCGCCCACCGGCCTGCGTAGGCGGCCCGTCACTCCGTGATCGCGAGTGGCGAAGCAAACTCGACCGTGGTTCCCTCGTATCGGCAGTCCTCGAGGGCGTGTTTGGCCGCGAAGCCCGCCTCGTGGGCCGACCGGCCGCGTCCGACGCCGACCTTGAAGTCGACGTCAGCCGCCCGGCTGACGTGGTCGATCGCCGCCAGGTAGTCGCCCTCGGACATATCGGGGCAGATCGAGATGATGTTGTCCCCGCCGACGAAGAAGGAGAGCGCCCCGTGCTCCTCGCGGAGGTGTTTCATCAGGGCCGCGTATCCCTGCTCGATCCGGATGAACGAGTCGAACTCGTTGAGCTGATCGGTGTACTTCCCGGTCGCGTCGTTCACGTCGAAGTGAGCGATCGACAGGTCGTCCTCGCCGGGCGTGTCGACGTACTCGCCGGCGAGCACCTCCGTTCGGTTGTGGTCCTGCGCGCTGCCGGCCGCCTGGATCTGCCCGGTCGCGTCCTCGA
Proteins encoded:
- a CDS encoding MFS transporter translates to MVFTFGTPLSYGVFRDPVSVAFGIEPVALSTVFSAMLFTFFIGSGAMGVVAARLPARGVLLGCAAVSGLLAPSLFVVDSYLGLLVVFAAMGLAGGTAFVLIASIVPRWFEEHRGAATGLIFVGNGLGLTVLPPLWEHAFSTVGVRRGFLSILAATAVGFGITGAVCRRPDWAETSTATLAELAEWVRELAGNRTFQLLFAGIGLSFAWYQLLAAYAIDLFAARGLAGATASAAFGLIGGVSIASRIGGGYVADRIGSRLAFLSSLSCVIGGLASLLVPSIPSLAVGIALIGLGLGGCATLYVPLLMAVYSPEKDTAIIGVFNVPPGIGALAMPPVGTALITYTEGYAAAIALTLSLAVLALWVIAAGTADE
- a CDS encoding DUF6360 family protein, coding for MTDRLTRVNAYTTFDLLEATAIGHGFEESAYAVLDVTVPSRNPDHVTIELELDNVDLTELPAHADRVEISADQARELAAELEAYADRVDAGAE
- a CDS encoding nitrite/sulfite reductase, which translates into the protein MPTDVERWKSETYGNEIREHLLEFAEQGWESIPEDERDAWFERFKWWGLYHQRAGQESYFMMRIGTPNGVLEPGQLHVIAEIADEYARGPVENPEFGAAYCDWTTRQSIQLHWIRLEDVPEIFERLEANGLSTQQACGDSWRNIVGCPVAGKDRHEFVDALPVAMDLHEAFKGTDEYANLPRKWKVSVTGCREGCGQGDINDLAFEPAEKDGRRGFNVRVGGGLARNEPRLARDIDVFVEPDAVEAVAGGLSALFREYGDREDRYAARSKFLVDEWGADEVRRVLQEEFVDRELEPAGDDLREEYTYNAGRVGTDDRPAGGHNDHIGVHEQADGAYYVGLNVLVGRMGVGDVHELADLAAEYGSGEVRLTQRQNVLVTDVPESALDALLAEPLLEDYSPDPNPFMRGSIACTGTEFCSLSIVETKNRQVRYARWLAENVDLPADVEEFHVHLSGCTASCAQPQIADVSLRGMKTRKDGEPVEALDIGLGGGLGADPRFAEWVGQRVPADEVPGAIATLIDRFRERREDGEGFRAFIERTEAEGDLETLIEPSETSYEDPYMHNTKTTWYPYADEDGMDASPAPARADGTPLSDADR
- a CDS encoding universal stress protein, with protein sequence MYDSILIPTDGSDGSHSAVETGIRLADRFDADVHALFVLDERYVLDEFDIPVEAAERDAEDALDRAGEIAATADVAIEKHLRRGVPHEEILAAIDDYDVDLVVMGTHGRTGLDRIVHLGSVTERVIRAAPVQVTTVPTGGREA
- a CDS encoding AI-2E family transporter, whose translation is MDENRFVIALFGLVVAVIVGYIAHRFAAALTVAVFIYYSTRRFYRSLGRLRLPKRVRAVLALSIVGVPLLLLISYAAVLLIIEVRQFVRQYAVMEAAAGNVGWIDVEDAPPELTFDAIVDLYRSGGFDPLIEFGIDHAGLLTSTLSSFLLNLLIVVVVTYYLLIDGGKAHQWLVAFDDEAIVREYFEAADDELESVLFGNLLNVIAISLIAVTAYMGYNVFVPPSVQVPYPALAGALTGVASLIPVVGMKIVYLPIAAVMAVPSVLSGDMGPIAYVVGFLLVAVVIVDTIPDLILRPYFSGKTTHVGLLMLAYIFGPVVFGFHGLFLGPIILVLALTFAYTALPRLLGADPDHEPELKGPTLAPDQLRLDDF
- a CDS encoding MFS transporter — protein: MNWRYRHTVLGLCMVAFFVTYFARLAISPVVPLVVAEFEISNTAIGVALSGMWLAYGVSQFPSGILADRFGERRVILVAVGGTTALSLLLALAPAFPVFVLSALLLGLFAGLHYAVATTLLSRTFEDVGTAVGIHSAGGPLAGLVAPVVAAWIGVRYGWRPAIAVSAAVGVPVLIAFYWRVRPTEPRRPDQRMRERLRLAPLAEILTRPGIVVPLLVAMAGTYVVQGLMSFLPTFLVEFRGYTTATAGGIFSAFFLMRTSAQVAIGRLSDRVGRDAAIALAMGTGCLGTISFVVGPGAAGVAGGVLLAGFGSSFFSAVDSRFMDVLGDAERGAGFGLVRTAYTVVGSAGSVGVGLAADLFGWGVSLSILAGLFGVALVVVLVGRIR
- a CDS encoding sodium:solute symporter family transporter produces the protein MVTSATALGLAVVTLVVFTAAGIRLSRGRVGSVEDLIAARDSAGSGRTAATLVASVMGVWILLSAPEAGALFGVAAVAGYAVGEALPMLVYSRIGPRIRDVIPEGHALTEYVLVRYGGGMYALVLVVSVLYMFVFLAAELTGIAQAFHHVAAVPRWQTATLVGGFVLLYTGYGGLRASIATDTIQTLIVLPLLAAVALAVVLASGGPTVVHRGIVDANPTLLDPTYVPGVRFGIALVFAVLGAELVNQTWWQRIYAADGSATVERGFRVATVANGVVMVVATLLGVVAVGAAAVETGGSGYNAGIAFFVLLESTAGEAVVLGVLLLALALVMSTADSLFAALASLVTADLPRLLKNPDDRTLRLGARALTAVVAIAAILVSLRARSVLRLFFLADLLGAAVAAPIVYGLFSRRLSGTAALASALGGLLVGAATFPFPFGLHRTFDAALGGVLPAPDATYLLPFAGAFLTSTVLTVCLARVGDDEFDLDRLSREIRRLDDPTPAPDGGSPLADHEAGDSAASDVPDDVDGAAADGRALTDER
- the tenA gene encoding thiaminase II; translation: MSFTTDLESVAEPIWDDILSHPMVEALGDGTLEEAPFRYWVRQDYVYLIEYARVFAYGAARAPDLDRMATLAELLESTISDEMDLHRAYAAEFGIDESALEATDPSPTTQGYTDFLVRVASTDAFGDLIAALLPCMWGFNETGKRLARRGLPDDDRYADWIETYAGAEFTELTDWCKALLDDVAADASHRDRERYRDRFETSARYEYRFWDAAWRQEGWSA
- a CDS encoding creatininase family protein gives rise to the protein MYLAAESWPDLDAYFENESLALVPLGSTEQHGPHLPLATDHLIAEGFARAAADRTGFLRTPTINVGVSPHHRQFNGTMWVDAPVFRDYVESFTRNLAYHGIDRVIYVNAHGGNVEHLREVGRRLRDEEVLYAVEWMWNDSIPELVDDLFERNGPHGGPKETALIQHLRPELVHDDRLADARDGGLTEFEPAEMNRHGARTFYDAIDNAPNGVLGDQTDATAEKGERLFEAATDQLVQLCEWLDDQPFEDLLPKDHV